ATCCTGGCGCTGTTCGATTTCCTGCTCATAGCGGCCGGCTTCATCGTCATCCGCAAGCGGCTGGTGGCGCCCTTGCGGCAGCTGGCCGAGGCGAGCCTGCGCTTCGCTGCCGGCCACTACGATGCGCGCACGCGGTTCAGGTCGCACGACGAGATCGGCCAGCTGGCCGAGGCCTTCGACCAGATGGCCGAGAAAACGGAACGGCACATCCGGCAGAGCGCCCGCGACCTCGAGGAGATCCGCAACGCCGAGAAGGCCCTGCTCAAGCTGTCGCAGGCGGTGGAGCACAGCCCGGCCACCGTGGTCATCACCGACCGCGACGGCACGATCGAGTACGTCAATCCGAAGTTCACCGAAATCACCGGCTATTCCCGGCGCGAGGCGGTGGGCCGGAATCCGAGGATACTCAAGTCCGGCACGACGCCACCCGAGGTTTACGAAGACATGTGGTCGACCCTGTTGCGCGGCCTGGAATGGCGCGGCGAACTGGAGAACCGCAAGAAGAACGGCGAGCTCTTCTGGGAGGCGACGCGGATTTCGCCGCTGAGGAGCGAGGAAGGGGCGATTACGCATTTCATCGTGGTGAAGGAGGACATCACCGAGCGCAAGCGGGCCGAGGAGGAGATCCTCCGCCTCAACGCCAGCCTCGAGCGCCGCGTGCAGGAGCGCACCCGCGATCTCGAGTCGTTCAGCTATTCGGTGTCCCACGACCTGCGGGCGCCGGTGCGCAGCATCAACGGCTTCGCCAGGCTGCTGAAGGAGCGCTGCGACGGCTGTCATGACGCCCAGGCGCGGGACAGCCTCGATCGCATCATCAAGTCGAGCCTGCGCATGGGCGACCTCATAGACGACCTGCTGCGCCTGTCGCAGATCGGGCGCAGCGAGATTTCATTCGAACGGGTGGACCTGAGCGGGCTGGCGGGCGAGGTGCTGGGCGAGCTCGCGGATCATGCGCCGGAGCGCAAGCTGGACGCCCGGATCGAGGAGGGCGTCGTCGTGCGCGGCGATCCGCAGCTGCTGCGCATCGTTCTGGAGAACCTGCTCGGCAATGCCTGGAAGTTCACCGCCCGGCGGGAAACGGCGCAGATCGGCTTCGGCTGGCGCGAGGAGTCCGGCCGGCGCGTCATCCATGTCCGCGACAACGGCGCCGGCTTCGATCCGCGCTACGCCAACCGCCTGTTCGGCGCCTTCCAGCGCCTGCACCGCGCCGAGGATTTCGAGGGGACCGGCATCGGCCTAGCCATCGTGGCCCGCATCATAGGGCTCCACGACGGCCGCATCTGGGCGGACGCCGAGCCGGAGCGGGGCGCGACCTTCCGTTTCACGCTGGCCGGGCAGGAGCCGCCCTCCGCCTGAGTCCGCGGGAGGATGCGCCCCGGCACGGAAGGCCTCATAATTCCGGGCAGTCCCATTGCCCGCGTTCCGCGCGTTTCGCGCGGGATGAACAGATGAAATGAATGCATCGCCCGGCGCGGGCCGCATCCCGCTCCATACGCCGCTCCTGCGCGGCGAGCGGCGGCCGCGCGTCGCGCTGGTCGGCCGCCAGCAGTCCGGCAAGAGCACCATCTTCCAGGCCGCCTCCAGCGCGGCGCCGAGCCACGCCCGGCTGGCCGGCGAGTCGGCCTACGAGGAATGCCTGGTCGGCATCGGCCTCGAGGAAATCTCGCTGGTCGACCTGCCGCCGATCGAGACCCTGCACCGCCTGCGCGAGGCCGACCGGCAGGTGCTGATGGTCCTCCTGTGGGGCGACCGCTGGCCGGTGATCGCCCGCCATGAGCCGCAGCAGCCGACGGCAGCCTTCCGTGCGCCGGACGTGCTGGTGCAGGTGGTCGATGCGGCTTCCCTGGAACGCGACCTCGAACTCAGCCTGGAGCTGTCGCTGCTCGGCCGGCCGCTGGTGATCGCGCTCAATCGCATGGACGAGGCGCGCGACAAGGGCATCTATGTCAACGCCAAGGCATTGTCGGAGCGGCTCGGCGTGCCGGTGGTGGCGACGGTGGCGCACATGGGCATGGGGCTGACCGAGCTGTTCGCAGCAGCGCTGGCGGCGGCGCGCGAGAAAGTCTGCCCGCTGGCCCAGCATTGCAGCGAACACATCCGCGAAAGCCTGAAGCCGCTCAACGCCATCCTGGCGCGACCGGAGATCGACGAAGCCTTCCGCGTGCCGCGCCCGCTGCTGCTGATGCAGCTGGCGGAGAACGACGACTGGTTCCTGCGCGAGCTGGCCGAGCATTTCCCCGATGTGGTGCCGGAGGTGACGGCGGCGCGCGCGGCCGCCCAGCAGACGCTGCCGCGCCCGCTCTCCGACGAGTTGCATGCCGACCGGCACCATCGCGCGGCGCTGCTGTACGAGGCGGTGACGCGGCTGGGCGCACCGGAGGACAGCGAGCGCTGGAAGCGCTGGCTCGACGAGCTGTTCCTGCATCCGCGCTGGGGCCTGGTCGGCAGCCTGGCGGTGTTCGCGCTGGTGCTGTTCATGGTGTTCGAGGTGAGCGCCGTGCTGGACGGACTGACTTCCGCGCGGCTGGCCGAATGGGTCGGGCAGTGGCAGCCCGACAGCACGACCGGCGTCGTCGGCCGCGCAGTCGCCGACGCGCTGGTCGGGATGGTCGGCATCGTCGTGCCCTACATGCTGCCGCTGGTGCTGCTGCTGGTGGCGCTGGAGGAGTCGGGCATCATGCACCGCGTCGCCTTCGTGGTGGATCGCGGCTTCCATTCGATCGGCCTGCACGGCGGCGTGGCGGTTCCCTTCCTCATCGGGCTCGGCTGCAACGTGCCGGCCATCTCGGCGGTGGCCGCGACGGCGCGCGGCCGCGAGCGCATCGTCGCCTCGCTGCTGATCACCTTCGTGCCCTGCTCGGCGCGCTCGGCCATCGTGCTGGCGCTGGGCGGAAAATACCTGGGCGGCCTCGGCGTGTTCGCCGTCTTCGCCCTGGCCATGCTGACGGTGGCGGTGCTCGGCAAGCTGCTCGGCCGGCGCTATCCGGAGGACGTGCGCGGCATGGTGCTGGAAATTCCGCCCTACAGACTGCCGGCATGGCGGGCGCTGCTCGCCAACACCTGGGCGCGCACCAGCGACATCCTCACCATCGTCACGCCGCTCCTCGTTGCCGGCAGCGTGGTGCTGGCGCTGCTGGCGCATTTCGGCGCCGACGACGCCATCAATGCGGCGCTGACGCCGGTGACGGCGTGGTGGCTGGGCTTGCCGGCGGCGCTCGGCGTGCCGATCCTGTTCGGCATCCTGCGGAAGGAGCTGTCGCTGCTGATGGTGTACCAGGCCCTCGGCACGCTGGAGATATCGCCGCTTCTGGATTGGGTGCAGATCCTGACCTTCCTGGTGTTCCTGACCTTCTACATCCCCTGCGTGTCGACCTTCGCCGTGATGCTGAAGACGCTCGGCCGGCGCGAGGCCTTCTTCTCGGTGGCGCTGTCGGTGGGCGTGGCCCTGGGGCTGGCGGGCGCCACGCGTGCGGGCGCCGAATTGCTGCGGCTCATTTTCTAGCCGGCATCGCCCCGTCGAGGAATT
The window above is part of the Denitratisoma sp. genome. Proteins encoded here:
- a CDS encoding PAS domain S-box protein, whose product is MPEMTLPRRLLRPTISKKFAIFFGLILLVVAANGLVVRTLLKEREGIAATINLAGSLRYLSQAAQAELLRLAVGLTADRQALDGYFRRFEHVLDTLGRGGSVDGFEIDRLPAGIMPLAESVHAAWADYRTDAAAILRKRELGEGAAREFEHLYADAAAILAMTNDIVGKLVAHVDLSEARAVRSLVILALFDFLLIAAGFIVIRKRLVAPLRQLAEASLRFAAGHYDARTRFRSHDEIGQLAEAFDQMAEKTERHIRQSARDLEEIRNAEKALLKLSQAVEHSPATVVITDRDGTIEYVNPKFTEITGYSRREAVGRNPRILKSGTTPPEVYEDMWSTLLRGLEWRGELENRKKNGELFWEATRISPLRSEEGAITHFIVVKEDITERKRAEEEILRLNASLERRVQERTRDLESFSYSVSHDLRAPVRSINGFARLLKERCDGCHDAQARDSLDRIIKSSLRMGDLIDDLLRLSQIGRSEISFERVDLSGLAGEVLGELADHAPERKLDARIEEGVVVRGDPQLLRIVLENLLGNAWKFTARRETAQIGFGWREESGRRVIHVRDNGAGFDPRYANRLFGAFQRLHRAEDFEGTGIGLAIVARIIGLHDGRIWADAEPERGATFRFTLAGQEPPSA
- a CDS encoding ferrous iron transporter B; translation: MNASPGAGRIPLHTPLLRGERRPRVALVGRQQSGKSTIFQAASSAAPSHARLAGESAYEECLVGIGLEEISLVDLPPIETLHRLREADRQVLMVLLWGDRWPVIARHEPQQPTAAFRAPDVLVQVVDAASLERDLELSLELSLLGRPLVIALNRMDEARDKGIYVNAKALSERLGVPVVATVAHMGMGLTELFAAALAAAREKVCPLAQHCSEHIRESLKPLNAILARPEIDEAFRVPRPLLLMQLAENDDWFLRELAEHFPDVVPEVTAARAAAQQTLPRPLSDELHADRHHRAALLYEAVTRLGAPEDSERWKRWLDELFLHPRWGLVGSLAVFALVLFMVFEVSAVLDGLTSARLAEWVGQWQPDSTTGVVGRAVADALVGMVGIVVPYMLPLVLLLVALEESGIMHRVAFVVDRGFHSIGLHGGVAVPFLIGLGCNVPAISAVAATARGRERIVASLLITFVPCSARSAIVLALGGKYLGGLGVFAVFALAMLTVAVLGKLLGRRYPEDVRGMVLEIPPYRLPAWRALLANTWARTSDILTIVTPLLVAGSVVLALLAHFGADDAINAALTPVTAWWLGLPAALGVPILFGILRKELSLLMVYQALGTLEISPLLDWVQILTFLVFLTFYIPCVSTFAVMLKTLGRREAFFSVALSVGVALGLAGATRAGAELLRLIF